Proteins from a genomic interval of uncultured Methanocorpusculum sp.:
- the aroC gene encoding chorismate synthase has protein sequence MNRIGESITLTLFGASHDSRIGCVIDGIPPGYPVNEVTIAADLDLRKPSAGIGTPRVEADVPEISGVVNGITTGCPVVITFSNSNTRSTDYEQLRRVPRPGHADYPAVSKYGPAHDIRGGGMFSGRMTTPLVAAGALLRDLVGCLGISVGSYVTRIGSITDINTYDPADVLTRSRTNPLRAMSSEIEDQMRAEILAAKSEGDSVGGIVRCFAAGLPAGLGEPFFDTLDGEISKAVFGIPGVKAIGFGEGFAAAGLRGSENNDAYRIQNGSVITLTNHAGGVLGGMSNGAVLDFSVAFKPTPSIAKQQMSVDLLTREDADLSVKGRHDPCIANRGAIVVEAMTVFTLADLAARGGFFV, from the coding sequence ATGAATCGAATCGGAGAATCAATAACGCTCACGTTGTTTGGGGCGAGTCATGACAGTCGTATCGGCTGTGTTATAGATGGCATTCCGCCCGGCTATCCCGTAAACGAAGTGACTATCGCTGCAGATCTTGACCTTAGAAAACCATCTGCCGGTATAGGAACGCCACGGGTGGAGGCGGATGTTCCTGAAATTTCCGGTGTTGTGAATGGAATCACGACAGGCTGTCCGGTCGTAATTACATTTTCAAACAGCAATACCCGGAGTACGGATTATGAACAGCTTCGCCGTGTTCCCCGGCCGGGTCATGCCGATTACCCTGCCGTCTCTAAATACGGTCCGGCTCATGATATCCGGGGCGGCGGGATGTTTTCCGGCAGAATGACGACCCCCCTCGTCGCGGCAGGTGCTCTTCTCCGGGATCTGGTCGGCTGTTTGGGCATCTCCGTCGGCTCGTATGTCACCCGGATCGGCAGTATCACCGATATAAATACCTACGATCCTGCCGATGTATTGACGAGATCGCGGACCAATCCGCTTCGTGCAATGTCTTCGGAGATCGAGGACCAAATGAGGGCCGAGATCCTCGCTGCGAAATCGGAGGGAGACAGTGTCGGCGGGATCGTCCGGTGCTTTGCGGCGGGTCTTCCAGCAGGTCTTGGCGAACCGTTCTTTGATACGCTTGACGGCGAGATCTCCAAAGCGGTTTTCGGGATTCCCGGCGTGAAGGCTATCGGATTTGGCGAGGGGTTTGCCGCAGCCGGCCTTCGCGGATCTGAAAACAACGATGCCTACCGCATTCAGAATGGGTCTGTCATCACGCTCACGAATCATGCGGGCGGCGTCCTTGGTGGGATGTCGAACGGCGCAGTTCTGGATTTTTCCGTGGCATTCAAGCCGACCCCCTCGATCGCCAAACAGCAGATGAGTGTCGATCTTCTGACACGGGAAGATGCCGATCTTTCGGTGAAAGGACGCCACGATCCGTGCATCGCAAACCGCGGGGCGATCGTCGTCGAGGCAATGACCGTGTTCACGCTTGCAGATCTTGCGGCACGGGGGGGATTTTTTGTCTGA
- a CDS encoding prephenate dehydrogenase/arogenate dehydrogenase family protein, translated as MSEINGFREELASIDREIMELVGRRNRIALVIGEKKAEANEEVVVPSVEKNVVQRYIDAGNISGVSAETAARIARAVIDESVDVQGLIPRPTAPRKIFIIGGNGGMGRWLSAFFAAGGLSVTIHDSHPSGALYPVVDISSGCKDADVIIISTPLRISAEILETVVSENKNALIFDILSVKTPVISVLQNSAALGAKVCSVHPMFGPHAASIAGRNIIVCSCGNDEAADEAAGLFGGGTILRMDIEDHDPITAYVLGLSHAVNLAFSEALVRSGFSSETLCAAASTTFCRQTAVSSDVSRENGELYYSIQKENPYNEAAVQNLLDALMDFRSSSEDVFIEKMHQGAAWYPKK; from the coding sequence TTGTCTGAAATTAACGGATTTCGGGAAGAACTGGCGTCAATCGACCGCGAGATCATGGAACTGGTCGGCCGCCGGAATAGAATAGCTCTGGTAATCGGCGAAAAAAAGGCTGAGGCAAACGAAGAGGTCGTCGTTCCTTCTGTTGAAAAAAACGTCGTTCAAAGATACATCGACGCCGGGAATATTTCCGGCGTGAGCGCGGAAACGGCTGCACGAATCGCCCGGGCAGTTATAGATGAGTCGGTGGATGTACAAGGCCTGATCCCCAGGCCAACTGCCCCCCGGAAAATTTTCATTATTGGGGGGAACGGTGGGATGGGCAGATGGCTCTCGGCATTTTTTGCAGCCGGCGGTCTCAGCGTAACGATTCATGACTCACACCCATCAGGGGCGCTGTATCCGGTTGTGGATATTTCCTCCGGATGCAAGGATGCCGATGTCATCATCATCTCAACGCCGCTACGTATCTCTGCAGAAATTCTTGAGACCGTTGTATCCGAAAACAAAAACGCTCTCATCTTTGATATCCTCTCGGTCAAAACCCCCGTCATTTCTGTTCTCCAAAATTCGGCAGCTTTAGGTGCAAAAGTCTGCTCGGTTCATCCGATGTTTGGGCCCCATGCTGCTTCGATAGCCGGCAGAAACATCATCGTATGTTCCTGCGGCAATGATGAAGCGGCTGATGAGGCGGCGGGTCTTTTCGGCGGCGGAACCATTCTTCGGATGGATATAGAAGATCACGATCCGATCACTGCCTACGTTCTCGGCCTTTCTCATGCGGTGAATCTTGCTTTCAGCGAAGCACTCGTTAGAAGCGGTTTTTCTTCAGAAACACTCTGTGCCGCGGCCTCGACAACGTTCTGCAGACAGACTGCCGTATCCTCTGATGTCTCCCGGGAAAACGGCGAACTCTATTACTCCATCCAGAAGGAAAATCCGTACAACGAAGCGGCTGTCCAAAATCTGCTGGACGCTCTAATGGATTTTCGGTCTTCCAGCGAGGATGTATTCATAGAAAAAATGCATCAGGGTGCCGCGTGGTACCCGAAAAAATAA
- a CDS encoding AEC family transporter produces the protein MDYYIALNQILILFILIGIGYFARRIKLLNDASVSSLSKFLLHICIPAMVIFSMQIPFTNEVLMKGEYLILAAFAYYGIAFLVAWFSPILMRAKKEEYGVFRFMIMFSNSMFMGFPILSMLYGQDAIFYAAIFNIPFTILTYSIGIWILRAHEKDDGKISFDPKLLLNPAFLSTIVGLIFFLTSFSIPDPLYSSLELLNNVTTPLSLVVTGGFLAQLNFTSIFKNVRQYIVAAIRLLGMPALVYLIFSQFIDDPLILGIIVVTAGMPAAVNTVLLAEEHKAHPDIAAQGICISTLLCLVTLPLLAVFLTG, from the coding sequence ATGGATTATTACATCGCCCTGAATCAGATTCTCATCCTGTTTATTCTGATCGGGATAGGATACTTTGCACGAAGGATCAAACTATTGAACGACGCTTCCGTCTCTTCCCTTTCGAAGTTCCTTCTGCACATCTGTATTCCTGCGATGGTGATATTCTCCATGCAGATCCCTTTCACGAACGAAGTTCTCATGAAGGGCGAGTATCTGATCTTGGCAGCGTTTGCCTACTACGGGATCGCGTTTCTGGTTGCCTGGTTTTCCCCTATTCTGATGCGGGCAAAGAAAGAGGAGTACGGCGTGTTCCGGTTCATGATCATGTTCTCGAACTCGATGTTCATGGGATTTCCCATTCTTTCCATGCTGTATGGACAGGACGCGATATTTTACGCAGCGATATTTAATATTCCCTTTACGATCCTGACGTACTCTATTGGAATCTGGATCCTGCGGGCTCATGAGAAAGATGACGGGAAGATATCATTCGATCCAAAACTTCTTCTGAACCCGGCATTTCTTTCAACGATCGTGGGACTGATCTTCTTCCTGACCTCGTTTTCGATTCCGGACCCCCTCTATAGTTCCTTAGAACTGCTGAATAACGTTACGACGCCGCTTTCTCTTGTAGTGACCGGCGGGTTCCTTGCCCAGCTGAATTTTACCTCGATCTTCAAAAATGTCCGGCAGTATATCGTTGCGGCGATCCGTCTTCTTGGTATGCCGGCCCTGGTGTATCTGATCTTCTCGCAGTTCATCGACGACCCCCTGATCCTTGGAATCATTGTGGTAACGGCGGGAATGCCGGCAGCCGTAAATACGGTGCTTCTGGCTGAAGAGCATAAGGCCCATCCGGATATTGCGGCCCAGGGTATCTGTATCTCAACACTGCTTTGTCTCGTGACGCTCCCGCTTCTCGCGGTGTTTTTGACAGGATGA